A window of Hippoglossus stenolepis isolate QCI-W04-F060 chromosome 16, HSTE1.2, whole genome shotgun sequence contains these coding sequences:
- the rpl3 gene encoding 60S ribosomal protein L3, with the protein MSHRKFSAPRHGSLGFLPRKRSRRHRGKAKSFPKDDASKPVHLTAFLGYKAGMTHIVREVDRPGSKVNKKEVVEAVTILETPPMIVVGVVGYVNTPRGLRSFKTIFAEHVSDECKRRFYKNWYKSKKKAFTKYCKKWQDDEGKKQLEKDFSTMKKYCQVIRIIAHTQMRLLPIRQKKSHLMEVQLNGGTIADKVDWAREKLEQAVPVNTVFTQDEMIDVIGITKGHGYKGVTSRWHTKKLPRKTHRGLRKVACIGAWHPARVAFSVARAGQKGYHHRTEINKKIYKIGLGYHTKDGKLVKNNASTEYDLSNKSINPLGGFVHYGDVTNDFVMVKGCVVGTKKRVLTLRKSLLVQTSRRALEKIDLKFIDTTSKFGHGRFQTLEEKKVFMGPLKKDRVTKEETA; encoded by the exons ATG TCCCACCGAAAGTTTTCGGCTCCACGCCACGGGTCTCTGGGCTTCCTGCCCCGCAAGAGGAGTCGCCGCCACCGCGGTAAGGCCAAGAGCTTCCCCAAGGATGACGCCAGCAAGCCCGTGCACCTGACCGCCTTCCTGGGCTACAAGGCCGGCATGACCCACATCGTCCGCGAGGTCGACAGGCCAGGATCAA AGGTGAACAAGAAGGAAGTGGTGGAGGCTGTGACCATTCTGGAGACTCCTCCCATGATCGTGGTTGGAGTCGTTGGCTACGTCAACACTCCCCGCGGCCTGCGTTCCTTCAAGACCATCTTCGCAGAGCACGTCAGCGATGAGTGCAAGCGTCGGTTCTACAAGAACTG GTACAAGTCTAAGAAGAAGGCTTTCACCAAATACTGCAAAAAATGGCAGGATGATGAGGGAAAGAAGCAGCTGGAGAAGGACTTTTCCACCATGAAGAAGTACTGCCAGGTCATCCGCATCATTGCCCACACACAG ATGCGTCTGCTGCCCATCAGACAGAAGAAGTCTCACCTCATGGAGGTGCAGCTCAACGGTGGCACCATCGCTGATAAAGTTGACTGGGCCCGTGAGAAGCTGGAGCAGGCCGTGCCCGTCAACACTGTCTTCACCCAGGACGAGATGATCGACGTGATTGGTATCACAAAGGGTCACGGATACAAGG GTGTCACCAGCCGTTGGCACACAAAGAAGCTTCCTCGTAAGACTCATCGTGGTCTGCGTAAGGTGGCCTGTATTGGTGCTTGGCATCCTGCCCGTGTGGCTTTCTCTGTGGCCCGTGCTGGTCAGAAGGGTTACCACCACCGTACAGAGATCAACAAGAAGATCTACAAGATTGGCCTGGGCTACCACACCAAGGATGGAAAGCTGGTTAAGAACAACGCCTCTACAGAGTACGATCTGTCCAACAAGAGCATCAACCCCCTG ggtggTTTTGTTCACTACGGAGATGTGACCAACGACTTTGTCATGGTGAAGGGTTGTGTTGTGGGGACCAAGAAAAGGGTGCTGACTCTGCGCAAG TCTCTGCTGGTGCAGACCAGCCGTCGTGCTTTGGAGAAGATTGACCTCAAGTTTATCGACACCACTTCCAAGTTTGGTCATGGTCGCTTCCAGACattggaggagaagaaggtgtTCATG GGACCACTCAAGAAGGACCGAGTCACCAAGGAGGAGACTGCTTAA
- the LOC118123493 gene encoding 60S ribosomal protein L3-like: MHHRTEINKKIYKIGQGYHTKDGKLVKNNASPEYDLSNKSINPLGGFVHYGDVTNDVMVKGCVVGTKKRVLTLRKSLLVQTSRRALEKIDLKFIDTTSKFGHGRFQTLEEKKVFMGPLKKDRVTKEETA, translated from the exons ATGCACCACCGTACAGAGATCAACAAGAAGATCTACAAGATTGGCCAGGGCTACCACACCAAGGATGGAAAGCTGGTGAAGAACAACGCCTCTCCAGAGTACGATCTGTCCAACAAGAGCATCAACCCCCTG ggtgGTTTTGTTCACTACGGAGATGTGACCAACGATGTCATGGTGAAGGGTTGTGTTGTGGGGACCAAGAAAAGGGTGCTGACTCTGCGCAAG TCTCTGCTGGTGCAGACCAGCCGTCGTGCTTTGGAGAAGATTGACCTCAAGTTTATCGACACCACTTCCAAGTTTGGTCATGGTCGCTTCCAGACattggaggagaagaaggtgtTCATG GGACCACTCAAGAAGGACCGAGTCACCAAGGAGGAGACTGCTTAA